A region of Thermoplasmata archaeon DNA encodes the following proteins:
- a CDS encoding succinate dehydrogenase/fumarate reductase flavoprotein subunit, whose translation MERIEHDIVVIGSGLAGLRAALEASRVSHGRLDVGIITKTQAMRSHSVAAEGGTAAVLYPDEGDSFDSHIWDTVKGSDFLADQDAVEMYVHTAPEELRLLERWGMPWSRRPDGRIAQRPFGGHEFPRATFAADKVGFLEMQTLYGAIQAFPNVHVHHEWFATSILKEGGRFAGITAIDLRTGNLAVVRAKAGILATGGAGRIFGFTTNGHHSTADGLYMAYRAGLALKDLEFIQFHPTGLVPSGILITEASRGEGGYLVNEDGERFMKHYAERKMELAPRDVVSRSEMTEINEGRGIDGPEGIKCVGLDLRHLGKEKILERLPQIREVTMKFLGIDPVDHLIPIKPAAHFTMGGVHTDIKGATELKGLWAAGEAACVSVHGANRLGSNSTSICLVYGRITGTEAAYYVKGWQGNGLPQEQILAEETRLFDETLNGDGDVSPYEVRDRLQEIMDRDAYVFRSGEGLARAQREIQALRSQAYHRVGDKEREYNTNFLHVLELDSLLNAAEIVVAGALARQESRGAHTRLDFPKRDDVHWLQHTLAHRGPDGHPQLAYIPVTITTHQPVERKY comes from the coding sequence ATGGAACGAATCGAGCATGACATCGTCGTCATAGGTTCGGGACTCGCGGGCCTGCGCGCTGCCCTCGAGGCGTCGCGGGTCAGCCATGGCCGCCTGGACGTCGGAATCATCACGAAGACCCAGGCGATGCGGTCCCACAGCGTCGCCGCGGAGGGAGGCACCGCGGCGGTCCTGTACCCGGACGAGGGCGACTCCTTCGATTCCCACATCTGGGACACGGTCAAGGGCTCCGATTTCCTCGCAGACCAGGACGCCGTGGAGATGTACGTGCACACCGCGCCCGAGGAGCTGCGCCTCCTGGAGCGATGGGGGATGCCCTGGTCCCGTCGGCCCGACGGGCGCATCGCCCAGCGGCCGTTTGGGGGCCACGAATTCCCCCGCGCAACCTTCGCCGCGGACAAGGTTGGCTTCCTGGAAATGCAGACCCTGTACGGGGCGATCCAGGCGTTCCCGAACGTCCACGTGCACCACGAGTGGTTCGCCACTTCGATCCTCAAGGAGGGCGGTCGCTTCGCGGGAATCACCGCGATCGACCTAAGGACGGGCAACCTGGCCGTCGTGCGTGCGAAGGCCGGCATCCTGGCCACGGGCGGTGCAGGCCGGATTTTCGGTTTCACGACGAACGGTCACCACTCCACCGCGGACGGCTTGTACATGGCGTATCGCGCCGGCCTCGCGCTCAAGGACCTCGAGTTCATCCAGTTCCACCCCACCGGCCTCGTCCCCAGCGGCATCCTCATCACGGAGGCGTCGCGCGGCGAGGGCGGATACCTCGTGAACGAAGACGGCGAGCGCTTCATGAAGCACTACGCGGAGAGGAAGATGGAGCTCGCTCCCCGCGACGTCGTCTCGCGCAGCGAGATGACCGAGATTAACGAAGGCCGTGGGATTGACGGCCCTGAGGGGATCAAGTGCGTGGGGCTCGACCTGCGGCACCTGGGGAAGGAGAAGATCCTCGAGCGCCTGCCGCAGATCCGCGAGGTGACGATGAAATTCTTGGGGATCGACCCCGTCGACCACCTGATTCCGATCAAGCCCGCCGCGCACTTCACGATGGGCGGCGTCCACACGGATATCAAGGGCGCCACGGAACTGAAGGGCCTCTGGGCGGCCGGAGAGGCCGCGTGCGTCAGCGTGCACGGCGCGAACCGCCTCGGGTCCAACTCCACGTCGATCTGCCTGGTGTACGGCCGGATCACGGGGACGGAGGCGGCGTACTATGTGAAAGGCTGGCAGGGCAATGGACTGCCTCAGGAGCAGATCCTCGCCGAGGAGACGCGCCTGTTCGATGAGACCCTGAACGGCGACGGCGACGTGAGCCCGTACGAGGTCCGGGACAGGCTCCAGGAGATCATGGACCGGGACGCCTACGTGTTCCGTTCCGGTGAAGGTCTGGCGCGCGCCCAGCGGGAAATCCAGGCGCTCCGATCGCAGGCGTACCACAGGGTGGGCGACAAGGAGCGCGAGTACAACACGAACTTCCTCCACGTCCTCGAGCTCGACTCCCTCCTGAACGCCGCCGAGATCGTCGTCGCGGGCGCGCTCGCACGGCAGGAGAGCCGCGGGGCCCACACCCGCCTCGACTTTCCGAAACGGGACGACGTCCATTGGCTCCAGCACACCTTGGCGCACCGCGGCCCGGACGGTCACCCTCAGCTCGCCTACATTCCGGTGACGATCACGACACACCAGCCCGTCGAAAGGAAGTATTGA